The following proteins are co-located in the Larimichthys crocea isolate SSNF chromosome XXIV, L_crocea_2.0, whole genome shotgun sequence genome:
- the rab3gap2 gene encoding rab3 GTPase-activating protein non-catalytic subunit isoform X3, which produces MSCSLLEFCRLQELKTVRDYLFQSQKSEPAGEKTQTENELSWDSAEWESAWDGGDNKEEEATSAPTVEEETTGQSEPWMQDCVVSLSPCSDLLVVAREQKAVFLSAKWRSDESGREEMTLAVTWTGVLSTDEGECVNSSICIPLASQKRSSTGRPDWTCVVVGFSSGYVRFYTENGVLLLAQLLHEDPVLRLKCRTYEIPRHPGVTEQHEELSILYPAALVTIDGFSLFQSLRACRNQVARAAAAGSDVIQPPPLAYKKWGLQDMDTIVDHSSVGIMTLCVFDQMKNASILGGFNASVKGSPPAMSQYITVGGGPYTGFYYAVEGSSQPLLSHVALAVASKLTSALFSAASGWLGWNKNKSEEEAVQKQKPKVEAATPLGIRFGLPDSRRHGESICLSPCNTLAGVTDDFGRVTLLDLARGIAIRMWKGYRDAQLGWLQVPEERGDREFSPSASLPRRHALFLVIYAPRRGILEVWAMQHGPRVGAFTVGKHCRLLYAGYRLMGVNSVTSQGWQLHTQQVCLLDPITGALRTVNIPFHLALSDKKSERAKDMHLLKRLTTILRSREVEPDILEQEAKSVLLDIKHPAIKKQALDSLLSNKNAPVSCLTNVTSALYDALKQQDPEEVDTPLLELCSSQLKLLQLYTDIQNLHSAADIEASSTNQDSLEGIEEELSRVGPTLQRYAQLTSRPSVSFAQDSPDSHLPAQAFISQMECMESGELKVIRTSETEWNHLGNFMFWGCLCGKSPLHKVCDTLQQAGISPQQLLSLLLSVWLQREKEMLQKPEETVKNLHTLLIALSNMKGAVEESWDTQSISPWWQQVRCTCIQSHNAAAALLAAFVAHRATKASITSRADSKLQSEWEAVSLELEQWVVCVRQLEDVLVLQTLLLVPPPQGAAGGAAAQCSIKTLLEGGTGGIADSVSKWVFRHNLAPERLKEILQKKEDKDADDKLEQTTGEEQKKQEEKSQEDADRTAELLVAVCQRFPHSLSPDLLFAHCCWEYVVQWNKDPEEGRYLSWAVEHLKLVSSPHIQLGISTMMWSTFIVKRLSAAAFLMEKVGKSPKDRLCRRDVGMGDKAVTSFLGCCVQLLQILMEADSAVEEVPAPELSVEEVWFGADGPASIAELALEQRGVHYPLVQHHCLLASLLHAAMTFSLKVKPLSLFDSKGKNAFFRDLTSIQLMPSGVMDPGLVSIRQEFLLRVLTGWVQAIGDTSSSTSGTRSPPLPSNGPNADWWPSLCQELSALLQVNPDILKRHLVCELYNQGLDLRAEEVMLEVEDKDVLGSQLLVLTGQRLSYSLLHSQSQTQAAMELLARLPPTLCTWLKAMDPSELRCPLVPLSQTSRLVSRLIEILPENHAQYSLALHLLEAVEALTTED; this is translated from the exons ATGTCCTGCAGCTTGTTGGAGTTTTGTCGGCTCCAGGAGCTCAAAACGGTCCGGGACTACTTGTTCCAGAGCCAGAAAAGTGAGCCAGCGGGGGAGAAGACTCAAACAG AAAATGAGCTGTCTTGGGACAGCGCTGAGTGGGAGTCGGCGTGGGACGGTGGTGacaacaaagaggaggaagcaaCTTCTGCCCCGACA gtggaggaggagaccaCAGGGCAGAGTGAACCCTGGATGCAAGACTGCGTAGTGTCCCTGTCACCTTGCTCCGACCTGCTGGTCGTGGCTCGCGAACAGAAGGCTGTCTTTCTCTCCG CTAAGTGGCGCTCAGATGAGAGCGGCAGAGAGGAGATGACGCTGGCTGTGACTTGGACTGGAGTCCTCAGCACGGATGAAGG agagtgtgtgaacaGCTCTATCTGCATACCACTGGCAAGCCAGAAGAG gagttCCACTGGCCGGCCTGACTGGACATGTGTAGTCGTGGGTTTTAGTTCTGGCTATGTCCGCTTCTACACAGAG aACGGGGTTCTGCTCCTGGCCCAGCTGCTGCACGAGGACCCCGTCTTGAGGCTCAAGTGTCGCACATATGAGATCCCTCGTCATCCTGGAGTAACTGAGCAG CACGAAGAGTTAAGCATCCTCTACCCTGCTGCTCTGGTCACCATCGACGGCTTCAGCCTCTTTCAGTCGCTGCGAGCCTGCAGGAACCAGGTCGCAAGAG CGGCGGCAGCAGGTAGTGACGTGATCCAGCCTCCTCCCCTTGCCTATAAGAAGTGGGGTCTACAGGACATGGATACCATAGTGGACCACAGTAGTGTGG GCATAAtgacgctgtgtgtgtttgaccagATGAAGAATGCGTCCATCCTGGGGGGGTTTAATGCTTCAGTTAAAGGCAGCCCTCCTGCAATGAGCCAGTATATCACTGTGGGAGGTGGACCGTACACAGGCTTTTATTATGCTGTAGAG GGAAGCTcccagcctctcctctctcacgtGGCTCTGGCTGTGGCCAGTAAACTCACCTCGGCCCTCTTCAGTGCTGCCAG CGGATGGTTAGGTTGGAACAAGAACAAGAGTGAAGAGGAGGCTGTTCAGAAACAGAAGCCGAAGGTGGAGGCCGCAACGCCCTTGGGGATCAG ATTTGGTCTCCCGGACTCTCGTCGCCACGGCgagtccatctgtctgtcacccTGCAACACGCTAGCTGGAGTGACGGATGACTTTGGTCGAGTCACACTGCTGGACTTGGCCAGGGGCATTGCCATTCGCATGTGGAAAG GTTACCGAGATGCTCAGTTAGGTTGGCTCCAGGTTCCAGAGGAGCGAGGCGATCGGGAGTTCtccccctctgcctctctccccaGACGCCATGCTCTGTTCCTGGTCATCTACGCCCCCCGCAGGGGAATCTTGGAGGTGTGGGCGATGCAGCATGGGCCTCGAGTCGGAGCATTCACTGTGGGCAAACACTGCAG GTTGCTGTATGCTGGCTACCGTCTGATGGGGGTGAACAGTGTGACCAGTCAGGGCTGGCAGCTCCACACTCAGCAGGTGTGTCTGCTCGATCCCATTACAGGAGCACTGAGGACAGTGAACATCCCGTTCCACCTGGCCCTCAG TGACAAGAAGAGCGAGCGTGCTAAAGATATGCACCTGTTAAAGAGACTGACTACCATCCTAAGGAGCAGAGAGGTGGAGCCTG ATATTTTGGAGCAGGAAGCCAAAAGTGTCCTGCTGGATATCAAACACCCTGCCATTAAGAAGCAG GCTTTGGATTCTCTGCTGTCAAACAAGAATGCTCCTGTCTCATGTCTTACCAATGTCACATCCGCCTTATATGATGCTCTGAAGCAGCAAG ACCCAGAGGAAGTGGATACTCCATTACTGGAGCTCTGCTCTTCACAGCTGAAACTGCTTCAGCTCTATACTGACATCCAGAACCTGCACTCTGCTGCAGACATAGAGGCCAGCTCTACAAAT CAGGACTCCCTCGAAGGCATAGAGGAGGAACTGTCCCGTGTTGGGCCCACCTTGCAACGCTATGCCCAGCTCACCTCGAGACCCAGTGTTTCCTTTGCTCAGGACTCACCTGACTCACACCTGCCCGCCCAAGCCTTTATCTCCCAGATGGAGTGCATGGAGAGCGGGGAGTTGAAAGTGATCCGCACGTCTGAAACTGAATGGAATCACCTCG GGAACTTCATGTTCTGGGGTTGTCTGTGTGGAAAAAGCCCACTCCACAAAGTCTgtgacacactgcagcaggCTGGCATCAgtccacagcagctgctg TCTCTGTTGCTAAGTGTGTGGTtgcaaagagagaaggagatgcTACAGAAACCAGAAGAAACCGTTAAAAACTTACACACACTACTCATCGCCCTCAGCAACatgaaag GTGCAGTCGAGGAGTCGTGGGACACTCAGTCTATCTCCCCCTGGTGGCAGCAAGTCCGCTGCACGTGCATCCAGTCCCACAACGCTGCCGCTGCTCTGTTGGCCGCCTTCGTCGCACACCGCGCTACAAAGGCCAGCATCACAAGCCGGGCTGACAGCAAG ttgcAGTCAGAGTGGGAGGCGGTGTCCCTAGAGCTGGAGcagtgggtggtgtgtgttcgCCAGCTAGAGGATGTGTTGGTGCTGCAGACTCTGCTATTGGTGCCTCCTCCGCAAGGAGCAGCAGGGGGAGCTGCAGCACAGTGCTCCATCAAAACGCTGCTGGAGGGAGGCACAG GTGGCATTGCAGACAGTGTCTCCAAGTGGGTGTTCAGGCACAACTTGGCCCCTGAGAGACTGAAGGAGATCCtccaaaagaaagaagacaaagatgCTGATGACAAACTGGAGCAGACCACAGGAGAAGAACaaaagaagcaggaggagaagagccAAGAGGACGCAGACAGGACAGCAG AGCTGTTGGTGGCAGTGTGCCAGCGGTTCCCACACTCCCTCTCACCTGACCTGCTCTTCGCCCACTGCTGCTGGGAATACGTAGTGCAGTGGAACAAAGACCCCGAg GAGGGTCGATACTTATCCTGGGCTGTGGAACATTTGAAGCTGGTCTCTAGTCCACATATCCAACTAG GCATTTCTACAATGATGTGGAGTACGTTCATTGTCAAGCGTTTGTCAGCAGCAGCCTTCCTCATGGAGAAG GTGGGCAAATCACCTAAAGATCGCTTATGTCGGCGG GATGTCGGGATGGGAGACAAAGCTGTGACGTCTTTCCTGGGCTGCTGtgtccagctgctgcagatcCTCATGGAG GCGGACTCGGCGGTGGAGGAGGTTCCCGCTCCAGAGCTGTCTGTGGAAGAGGTGTGGTTCGGTGCCGACGGCCCCGCGTCCATAGCTGAACTCGCCCTGGAGCAGAGAGGCGTCCACTACCCCCTGGTGCAACACCACTGCCTGTTAGCGTCCCTGCTACATGCTGCCATGACCTTCAGTCTGAAGGTGAAACCGCTCAGCCTGTTTGACAGCAAG GGTAAGAATGCGTTCTTCAGAGATCTGACGAGCATCCAGCTGATGCCCAGTGGAGTCATGGATCCAGGTCTGGTCTCAATACGACAAGAG TTCCTCCTCCGGGTGCTGACTGGCTGGGTGCAGGCTATAGGTGACACTTCTAGCTCAACCTCTGGCACCAggtccccccctctcccctctaaCGGTCCCAATGCTGACTGGTGGCCCTCGCTTTGTCAAGAGCTGAGCGCCCTGCTGCAGGTCAACCCAGACATCCTGAAACGGCACCTCGTCTGCGAGCTCTACAACCAGGGTCTGGACCTCCGGGCTGAAGAG GTGATGTTAGAGGTGGAAGATAAGGATGTGTTGGGCTCCCAGCTGCTGGTGCTAACAGGCCAGAGGCTGAGCTACTCACTGCTCCACAGTCAGAGCCAGACTCAGGCTGCCATGGAGCTGCTGGCCCGCCTGCCCCCGACTCTCTGCACATGGCTCAAGGCTATG GACCCCAGCGAGCTGAGGTGCCCCTTGGTTCCCCTGTCACAGACCAGCAGGCTGGTCAGCCGTCTCATTGAAATCCTCCCGGAGAACCACGCTCAGTACAGCCTGGCCCTGCACCTTCTGGAGGCTGTGGAGGCCCTCACCACTGAGGACTGA
- the rab3gap2 gene encoding rab3 GTPase-activating protein non-catalytic subunit isoform X1, protein MSCSLLEFCRLQELKTVRDYLFQSQKSEPAGEKTQTENELSWDSAEWESAWDGGDNKEEEATSAPTVEEETTGQSEPWMQDCVVSLSPCSDLLVVAREQKAVFLSAKWRSDESGREEMTLAVTWTGVLSTDEGECVNSSICIPLASQKRSSTGRPDWTCVVVGFSSGYVRFYTENGVLLLAQLLHEDPVLRLKCRTYEIPRHPGVTEQHEELSILYPAALVTIDGFSLFQSLRACRNQVARAAAAGSDVIQPPPLAYKKWGLQDMDTIVDHSSVGIMTLCVFDQMKNASILGGFNASVKGSPPAMSQYITVGGGPYTGFYYAVEGSSQPLLSHVALAVASKLTSALFSAASGWLGWNKNKSEEEAVQKQKPKVEAATPLGIRFGLPDSRRHGESICLSPCNTLAGVTDDFGRVTLLDLARGIAIRMWKGYRDAQLGWLQVPEERGDREFSPSASLPRRHALFLVIYAPRRGILEVWAMQHGPRVGAFTVGKHCRLLYAGYRLMGVNSVTSQGWQLHTQQVCLLDPITGALRTVNIPFHLALSDKKSERAKDMHLLKRLTTILRSREVEPDILEQEAKSVLLDIKHPAIKKQALDSLLSNKNAPVSCLTNVTSALYDALKQQDPEEVDTPLLELCSSQLKLLQLYTDIQNLHSAADIEASSTNQDSLEGIEEELSRVGPTLQRYAQLTSRPSVSFAQDSPDSHLPAQAFISQMECMESGELKVIRTSETEWNHLGNFMFWGCLCGKSPLHKVCDTLQQAGISPQQLLSLLLSVWLQREKEMLQKPEETVKNLHTLLIALSNMKGAVEESWDTQSISPWWQQVRCTCIQSHNAAAALLAAFVAHRATKASITSRADSKLQSEWEAVSLELEQWVVCVRQLEDVLVLQTLLLVPPPQGAAGGAAAQCSIKTLLEGGTGGIADSVSKWVFRHNLAPERLKEILQKKEDKDADDKLEQTTGEEQKKQEEKSQEDADRTAELLVAVCQRFPHSLSPDLLFAHCCWEYVVQWNKDPEEGRYLSWAVEHLKLVSSPHIQLGISTMMWSTFIVKRLSAAAFLMEKVGKSPKDRLCRRDVGMGDKAVTSFLGCCVQLLQILMEVTGVLVKKQCSLAFLNYYADSAVEEVPAPELSVEEVWFGADGPASIAELALEQRGVHYPLVQHHCLLASLLHAAMTFSLKVKPLSLFDSKGKNAFFRDLTSIQLMPSGVMDPGLVSIRQEFLLRVLTGWVQAIGDTSSSTSGTRSPPLPSNGPNADWWPSLCQELSALLQVNPDILKRHLVCELYNQGLDLRAEEVMLEVEDKDVLGSQLLVLTGQRLSYSLLHSQSQTQAAMELLARLPPTLCTWLKAMDPSELRCPLVPLSQTSRLVSRLIEILPENHAQYSLALHLLEAVEALTTED, encoded by the exons ATGTCCTGCAGCTTGTTGGAGTTTTGTCGGCTCCAGGAGCTCAAAACGGTCCGGGACTACTTGTTCCAGAGCCAGAAAAGTGAGCCAGCGGGGGAGAAGACTCAAACAG AAAATGAGCTGTCTTGGGACAGCGCTGAGTGGGAGTCGGCGTGGGACGGTGGTGacaacaaagaggaggaagcaaCTTCTGCCCCGACA gtggaggaggagaccaCAGGGCAGAGTGAACCCTGGATGCAAGACTGCGTAGTGTCCCTGTCACCTTGCTCCGACCTGCTGGTCGTGGCTCGCGAACAGAAGGCTGTCTTTCTCTCCG CTAAGTGGCGCTCAGATGAGAGCGGCAGAGAGGAGATGACGCTGGCTGTGACTTGGACTGGAGTCCTCAGCACGGATGAAGG agagtgtgtgaacaGCTCTATCTGCATACCACTGGCAAGCCAGAAGAG gagttCCACTGGCCGGCCTGACTGGACATGTGTAGTCGTGGGTTTTAGTTCTGGCTATGTCCGCTTCTACACAGAG aACGGGGTTCTGCTCCTGGCCCAGCTGCTGCACGAGGACCCCGTCTTGAGGCTCAAGTGTCGCACATATGAGATCCCTCGTCATCCTGGAGTAACTGAGCAG CACGAAGAGTTAAGCATCCTCTACCCTGCTGCTCTGGTCACCATCGACGGCTTCAGCCTCTTTCAGTCGCTGCGAGCCTGCAGGAACCAGGTCGCAAGAG CGGCGGCAGCAGGTAGTGACGTGATCCAGCCTCCTCCCCTTGCCTATAAGAAGTGGGGTCTACAGGACATGGATACCATAGTGGACCACAGTAGTGTGG GCATAAtgacgctgtgtgtgtttgaccagATGAAGAATGCGTCCATCCTGGGGGGGTTTAATGCTTCAGTTAAAGGCAGCCCTCCTGCAATGAGCCAGTATATCACTGTGGGAGGTGGACCGTACACAGGCTTTTATTATGCTGTAGAG GGAAGCTcccagcctctcctctctcacgtGGCTCTGGCTGTGGCCAGTAAACTCACCTCGGCCCTCTTCAGTGCTGCCAG CGGATGGTTAGGTTGGAACAAGAACAAGAGTGAAGAGGAGGCTGTTCAGAAACAGAAGCCGAAGGTGGAGGCCGCAACGCCCTTGGGGATCAG ATTTGGTCTCCCGGACTCTCGTCGCCACGGCgagtccatctgtctgtcacccTGCAACACGCTAGCTGGAGTGACGGATGACTTTGGTCGAGTCACACTGCTGGACTTGGCCAGGGGCATTGCCATTCGCATGTGGAAAG GTTACCGAGATGCTCAGTTAGGTTGGCTCCAGGTTCCAGAGGAGCGAGGCGATCGGGAGTTCtccccctctgcctctctccccaGACGCCATGCTCTGTTCCTGGTCATCTACGCCCCCCGCAGGGGAATCTTGGAGGTGTGGGCGATGCAGCATGGGCCTCGAGTCGGAGCATTCACTGTGGGCAAACACTGCAG GTTGCTGTATGCTGGCTACCGTCTGATGGGGGTGAACAGTGTGACCAGTCAGGGCTGGCAGCTCCACACTCAGCAGGTGTGTCTGCTCGATCCCATTACAGGAGCACTGAGGACAGTGAACATCCCGTTCCACCTGGCCCTCAG TGACAAGAAGAGCGAGCGTGCTAAAGATATGCACCTGTTAAAGAGACTGACTACCATCCTAAGGAGCAGAGAGGTGGAGCCTG ATATTTTGGAGCAGGAAGCCAAAAGTGTCCTGCTGGATATCAAACACCCTGCCATTAAGAAGCAG GCTTTGGATTCTCTGCTGTCAAACAAGAATGCTCCTGTCTCATGTCTTACCAATGTCACATCCGCCTTATATGATGCTCTGAAGCAGCAAG ACCCAGAGGAAGTGGATACTCCATTACTGGAGCTCTGCTCTTCACAGCTGAAACTGCTTCAGCTCTATACTGACATCCAGAACCTGCACTCTGCTGCAGACATAGAGGCCAGCTCTACAAAT CAGGACTCCCTCGAAGGCATAGAGGAGGAACTGTCCCGTGTTGGGCCCACCTTGCAACGCTATGCCCAGCTCACCTCGAGACCCAGTGTTTCCTTTGCTCAGGACTCACCTGACTCACACCTGCCCGCCCAAGCCTTTATCTCCCAGATGGAGTGCATGGAGAGCGGGGAGTTGAAAGTGATCCGCACGTCTGAAACTGAATGGAATCACCTCG GGAACTTCATGTTCTGGGGTTGTCTGTGTGGAAAAAGCCCACTCCACAAAGTCTgtgacacactgcagcaggCTGGCATCAgtccacagcagctgctg TCTCTGTTGCTAAGTGTGTGGTtgcaaagagagaaggagatgcTACAGAAACCAGAAGAAACCGTTAAAAACTTACACACACTACTCATCGCCCTCAGCAACatgaaag GTGCAGTCGAGGAGTCGTGGGACACTCAGTCTATCTCCCCCTGGTGGCAGCAAGTCCGCTGCACGTGCATCCAGTCCCACAACGCTGCCGCTGCTCTGTTGGCCGCCTTCGTCGCACACCGCGCTACAAAGGCCAGCATCACAAGCCGGGCTGACAGCAAG ttgcAGTCAGAGTGGGAGGCGGTGTCCCTAGAGCTGGAGcagtgggtggtgtgtgttcgCCAGCTAGAGGATGTGTTGGTGCTGCAGACTCTGCTATTGGTGCCTCCTCCGCAAGGAGCAGCAGGGGGAGCTGCAGCACAGTGCTCCATCAAAACGCTGCTGGAGGGAGGCACAG GTGGCATTGCAGACAGTGTCTCCAAGTGGGTGTTCAGGCACAACTTGGCCCCTGAGAGACTGAAGGAGATCCtccaaaagaaagaagacaaagatgCTGATGACAAACTGGAGCAGACCACAGGAGAAGAACaaaagaagcaggaggagaagagccAAGAGGACGCAGACAGGACAGCAG AGCTGTTGGTGGCAGTGTGCCAGCGGTTCCCACACTCCCTCTCACCTGACCTGCTCTTCGCCCACTGCTGCTGGGAATACGTAGTGCAGTGGAACAAAGACCCCGAg GAGGGTCGATACTTATCCTGGGCTGTGGAACATTTGAAGCTGGTCTCTAGTCCACATATCCAACTAG GCATTTCTACAATGATGTGGAGTACGTTCATTGTCAAGCGTTTGTCAGCAGCAGCCTTCCTCATGGAGAAG GTGGGCAAATCACCTAAAGATCGCTTATGTCGGCGG GATGTCGGGATGGGAGACAAAGCTGTGACGTCTTTCCTGGGCTGCTGtgtccagctgctgcagatcCTCATGGAGGTGACTGGAGTATTGGTTAAAAAACAATGCTCTTTGGCTTTTTTAAATTACTAT GCGGACTCGGCGGTGGAGGAGGTTCCCGCTCCAGAGCTGTCTGTGGAAGAGGTGTGGTTCGGTGCCGACGGCCCCGCGTCCATAGCTGAACTCGCCCTGGAGCAGAGAGGCGTCCACTACCCCCTGGTGCAACACCACTGCCTGTTAGCGTCCCTGCTACATGCTGCCATGACCTTCAGTCTGAAGGTGAAACCGCTCAGCCTGTTTGACAGCAAG GGTAAGAATGCGTTCTTCAGAGATCTGACGAGCATCCAGCTGATGCCCAGTGGAGTCATGGATCCAGGTCTGGTCTCAATACGACAAGAG TTCCTCCTCCGGGTGCTGACTGGCTGGGTGCAGGCTATAGGTGACACTTCTAGCTCAACCTCTGGCACCAggtccccccctctcccctctaaCGGTCCCAATGCTGACTGGTGGCCCTCGCTTTGTCAAGAGCTGAGCGCCCTGCTGCAGGTCAACCCAGACATCCTGAAACGGCACCTCGTCTGCGAGCTCTACAACCAGGGTCTGGACCTCCGGGCTGAAGAG GTGATGTTAGAGGTGGAAGATAAGGATGTGTTGGGCTCCCAGCTGCTGGTGCTAACAGGCCAGAGGCTGAGCTACTCACTGCTCCACAGTCAGAGCCAGACTCAGGCTGCCATGGAGCTGCTGGCCCGCCTGCCCCCGACTCTCTGCACATGGCTCAAGGCTATG GACCCCAGCGAGCTGAGGTGCCCCTTGGTTCCCCTGTCACAGACCAGCAGGCTGGTCAGCCGTCTCATTGAAATCCTCCCGGAGAACCACGCTCAGTACAGCCTGGCCCTGCACCTTCTGGAGGCTGTGGAGGCCCTCACCACTGAGGACTGA